Below is a window of Tolypothrix bouteillei VB521301 DNA.
TTCCTATCCGGTAAAACTGCAAAAAGATAATTCATCACTTTATCCCCAGTGTGTCATTTTTTCACCAACAAAATCTCTTACTCTCTTGCCCAAGCAAGTAACGCTACCCATTGTCGGATGTAGGGCATTCATCGCCACTACAAACCTTTTTCAACGTGCAGTTTGCTTTTAGAGAAATGGATTTCCTTTCACCGTAAATATCCCAGTGGTAAAAAACGTCAACCCAGAGATTGAAATCACTCCTTCAAAACTCATGCAATGCCACTCCCCATCCCTTCACTGTGACGCGATACGACTTAACCCATTCAGCTTCGCATACCGCACAACCTTCACTCAGTACACCATGCGATCGCACTACGACTCACAATACTTCTCCTTGAAATTTACATTCGTAACGTTTTCCTTTATTTGTTTCTTGCACCTACACCCTAGAAGGGTGAGGCTATACAAACAAAGCCTGCCTCCGCAGGCTAATAAGCTTAATTTGACGTTTTGATGACAAAAATATATGTTTATTAAAAGACAATTTTTTCAATATTAATACGTTGATGCAAGATCTGAGTTTACCAATTTTCTTCAGCTTACTTACTAATATTACTAATGTCTGACCATATATATAATTAAAATAATTTTCTAATAACGAAGCACATCTATGGTTCAAACCATCCCCATTTCAGAACAAACTACACTTAAATATTTACGCCAAAATTTTAACTTGCAACGCAATGACGAGCGTCAGTTTTTTCCAGAGTGGTATGAAAACCTACCACAAATTAGTGATGCAGATAAAATATTTTTGGACAGGGTGCGTTCTCGGTACTTTTATCAACTCGATGAAGGAGCGCTGCTAGAAAGTGGAGTGAAAATGATGATAGTAGGTCCGCTACTCGATATAGCAGGTTTTTACGATACACCTTTCAAAACACGATTTGAGCTATCTGTAACACTGCAAGTAGAAACGGAAGAGGAAATTTTACAAGGACGAATTGACGCGTTAGTTTTACAAAATCAATTTTGGGTTTGGGTACTAGAAGCCAAACGGACTACATTTTCACTTTCGTTAGGGATACCTCAAGCACTTGCATATATGCTATGTCAGCCTGATGTAGATAAGCCAACATTTGGTATTTTAACAGGAGGCGAAGATTTTATATTTATTAAATTAGTTAAACAACAAACCCCTATTTACGGATTGTCTCGCAAATTCAGCATTATCAATGAAGGAGATTTATACGAGGTGTTAAAGATTATGCGTCATATGGGAGAGTTAATTGCTACTTCCTAATACCATTTTTGTATAAAGATGCTTCTAATAAGTCCGCGCAGGCGGACTTTGTTTGTATAGCCCCACATTTCCAATGTGAGGGAATTTTAAGCGCAACCCTCAGTCACTAAACCTGGACTCTTGCTAAAGTCAAGTTGCTGCTCGAAAATCGTCACTGTTTACCCCAACTGTTGCCGAAACTGCCGAATACTCAAAGACATCAGCACTGTAGCAAAAACGAGTAAAATCAATTCATAACGTTTTCCTTTACCAGCAAAAATTGGTTGAATGATTTTGCAAGCATTTGCGTTTGACGCCAAGCGATAAGTATACTGGAAAAAACTCTTGCGTGATGGGAGCAGACAAATGCCCTCACCATTTCCGGGTATGGACCCCTATCTGGAACAACCTACCTTTTGGTCTTCATTTCACAGCCGACTCATTATAGCCATTGCCGATGCAATAGAACCACAACTCGGCTCCCAGTACTACGTAGAAGTGGAAACTCGCACTTATCAAAGCGACGATAGTGAAGATGGCTTACTCATTGGTATTCCAGATGCCATTATCTTCTCCGATCGCTCCGATAATTCCACAGAAGAACAACCAATAGCAGGCGATCGCTCCACAGCTACCCAGATCCGACCCGAACGAGTTGAAATCCCCATGCCTTTAACTGTAAACGAGCGCTATCTAGAAGTCCGGGAAATCGTTACAGACGAGGTCATAACCGTAATAGAACTTTTATCTCCAAAGAATAAGCGTTCTGGAGATGGTAGGACAGCTTATGAGAAAAAGCGACGGGCCATTCTAGGTAGCGCCACTCACTTAGTAGAACTGGACTTGCTACGCGGCGGTAAACCGATGGCAATTCTGGGAATGCGATCGACAACAGCATACCGCATCCTCATCAGTCGGAGCGATCGACGCCCCGCAGCCGATTTATACAGCTTTTCCTTGCAACAACAACTACCATCATTTCCAATTCCCCTAAAGCCCAACGAAGAAGAACCTCTGGTACCATTACAAGATATCTTCAACGGCGTATGCGATCGCGCCCGTTATTCCACGCGAATTGATTATAGCCAACCTATCCCACCTCCGGCACTATCAGCACTAGATTGAGAGTGGGTTGCAACGTTATTAAATCTCTATCAAGATGCACAATAAAAAATTAGAGAAAAATTAATGTGTTATGCAATTGTGATTGAAAAAGCAGCAAACAACTATTCAGCTTATGTACCAGATCTACCTGGATGTGTTGCTACTGGTATAACTCTTCAAGAAGTTAACCAGCAAATTAAAGAAGCGATCGCTTTTCATTTGGAGGGATTGCGAGAAGAAGGATTACCGATTCCTGAGCCAACTACTTTGTGTGAATATGTCGAGGCTTCATAAAGACGCTTAAAACAGCGCGTCTCTACATGATTGATTTGTATCATCCTTACGGAGATTTACCCCAACTGTTGGCGAAACTGTCGGATACTCAAAGACATCAGCACCGTGGCAAAAACCAGTAAAATCAGTACCTGAGGCCAAAGCGTCTCCACACCCACCCCCTTCAATAACACCCCACGGCAAACCTCAATAAAATAGCGCAAGGGATCTAAATAAGAGAGCCATTGTATAAAAGTTGGCATTGAAGAAATAGGAGTCAACGCCCCACACAATAGAACCAAAGGTGGATTGATAAAGAAAGCCGTTAACTGCGTCTGCTGTTCGCTCTTTGAGTAAGTCGCAATCAAAATCCCAATACTAATACCTACCCAAAAGTAAAGCACGGCAATTATCAGAAATACTAACAAATTCCCCCGCAGTGGGACGTCAAATACCAGCCGTGCAATACCAAGAGCAATCAAAACATCCAACGTTAGCAAAACCAGCAACGGACACACCTTAGCCAGAATCACCTCAGTATTGGAAGCAGGAGTCATCACCAACTGCTCGATAGTCCCTGCTTCCTTTTCCCTAACCACCAGAGAAGCAGCCGCTTGAGAACCAATCACCGTCAGGACGATACCAAACATTCCCGATACAATAAACCAAGAACTTTCCAGCCCCGGATTGTAAAAAATCGAAGTCTCAACTCGTACCTGGTTCTTTTGCAAATCTCCCATCTCTCGCTGTCGCGAGTTATAGTCGCTCACCAATTGAGTGATATAACTCGACGCAATACTTGCCGTATTTGCATCAACAGCATCGTATAATGCCTGCACTTCCACAGAACGCTTTTTAGCAACATCCCCAGCAAACTCTCGCGGAATTGTCACAGCAACTGTTAGTTTTCCCGTTGCCAAATCCGCTACCATATCCTTCTGCTCGGAGTAATACCGACTCACCACAAATGCATCCGTCTGGTCGAATATTTGTACAAATTCCCGCGAAGCACTACTGTTGCTGTAATCGGTAATGCCAACCTTCAGATTTTCCACTTCCGGATTTAAAGCAAAACCAAACAGCATCAAAAAGACTGTCGGCGGTACGAGCAGCTGAATCACAAGCTGGCGGTTGCGAAATATTTGAGCAAACTCCTTGCGGAACAGCGCCCAAAATCGGCTTCCTAAAATTGAGTCAATTAAATTGATAAACATAAGCCAAAATCCCTACACCCTCATTCTCTGCAATTTGCGCCAAGCCAAAAAGAAGAACAACCCAGACAGCATACCTAACGCCAATACCTGAGACCAAATACCCAACCAACCTACACCACGCGCATAAGCATCGCGACTTAACTCGATGTAATACCGAGCCGGGATAATGTTAGAAATCCAGCGAATGCTAGCGGGGATATTGGCTATAGGATAAATAAACCCAGACAACTGAAGTGAAAGTAAAAATGCAGTAAAAGCAACTGCTTGAATAGCAGCACTCTGAACTTTGGTATTGCTCCCCACAAAAATCCCCCAAAAAACACCACAAGCAATGTAAAGCATCGAACTGAAAATCATCGGTGTCGGATCGCCCACAAACCACAATCCAAAGAACAGCCATGCTTCCACATTGACAAACAACACCTCCGCCATACCCACCAGCCAGAATGCTGCAGCCTTCCCAAACAAATATTCCGTACCTGTCAAGCTAGAAGCGTAAACTTGCAGAATAGTCCCCTGTTCGTATTCCTTCGCCGTTGCCAAAGCAGCAAGCAATGGAGGAAACAGAGTCACGGTAATTGCGATCGCCCCAGGACCGATATATCTCAAACTATCAAGACCCGGATTATACCACAAGCGAAACTGAAGATTCACCAGAGGTTCTCGACTTCCCCGGAGATTCTCCATAAAAGCATTAGTCGTAGCTTTAGTATAACCCCTAACAATATTCGCCGTATTAGCATCAGTACCATCCACTAAAATCTGCACCTCAGCCCCGCCCCCATTTCGCTGCAAATCCCGAGCAAACTTTGGAGGAACAATCAAACCAGCAGCAACTTTACCCCCATCCAACAACCGAGTGACATTCACCTCCGGACCAGAAGCAACAATATTAAACTTATTTGTGCGCTCAAAAGTCGCAATATACTCCCGACTGCTAGGAGTTCTATCCAAATCTTGAATTGCAAAATTAATCTTATTTACCTCCAACGATACCGCAAAGCCAAACAACAGCAGCAGCATCAAAGGCAACAAAAGAGCCAAAGTCAAAGTCAGGCGATCGCGTCCCAACTGCGATAATTCTTTTATAGTTTGAGCAAAAATGCGTTTCATAGTTAGACATGATTTATAATGGCTAATGGCTAATAGCTAATTGCTAATTGCTAATGGTCAAAAGGCAATTAGCTATTAGCCGTCTTCACTCTTATTCTTATATTTCATTTAGGACTGCTATAAGAGTTCAATGAACCAAACCCAACAATAACGGTTCAATGTTAGATTCAACTCACCACACCAATAAACACATCTTCCAAAGAAAACTCAATTTCTCTGTAGTTTTGCACTTTGACCCCAGCCTCTTGCAGCCAAGACTGAACTTGAGGGATCTGCAAGCGCGGTTCATCCAACACCGTATGCAAGCGCGAGCCGAAAATTGAGACTGAAGAACGTTTTAACTTTTGCTTCAACAAATCCGATGCTGTCTGCAAGGGTTCGCACTCCCATTCCACCAATCGCCCTGGTTGTTCCTGCTTGACTTGGCGTGGAGTTCCCTGTGCTACGAGTTCTCCTGCAACCATAAAACCCAAACGGTGACATTGTTCGGCTTCTTCTAAATAGTGAGTTGTAACCAATATTGCCATTCCTTCTCTCGCAAACTGGTTAATCCAACGCCAAAATTCTCTTCTTGCTAGGGGGTCAACGCCAGAGGTTGGCTCATCCAAAAACAAAACCTTTGGTTCGTGCATCACTGCTGCACCAAAAGCAACTCTCTGTTTCCAACCTCCGGGTAAATCGCGAGTTAGCTTTTCCTCTTGACCTACAAGGTCGCTGATTTGCAATACCCAATTTTTCTTGGCTTGTCGATAGCGGCGGGGAACACCATAAACACCACAATAAAATTCTAAATTTTGTCCAATAGTCAAATCATCATATAGCGTAAATTTTTGTGACATATAGCCAATTTTTTGCCGCACTGTTGTACTGCGTAATTGACCGATTTCTCCTGCTAAAGAAACTTTTCCAGAACTCGCAGGCAAGAAACCGCACAGCATTTTGATAACTGTTGTTTTCCCAGCACCATTTGCTCCTAAAAGACCAAAAACTTCACCGTATTTAATATTTAAATTGATATTTTTAACCGCGTGAAAATTACCAAAAACTTTATTTAAATCTTGTGCGCCAATGGCTGTTCCAGAAGACATTTCCTGGTGGAATATGCGAGGGAAATTGCTAGCAGGAACGCTCCCTTTTTGTTCCCGCAATCGAGCGACAAAAGTATTCTCAAGCGTCGGGGTATCAACAACAAAGTTTTCCCCCAGAATCTCTTCTCTTTCTAAAATAGACTGAATTCTCTGTTTGGTTTCTCCCGGTTCTGCTGTCAGCACATCCAAGCGATCGCCAAAACGCTGCACGTCAGAAATCATTCCTTGCAACTCAGGATTTTGACTCAGGATCTCGGCTGCTTTATCAAGTTCCGACACTGGCAAATACACTTCTAACCGTTTCATCCCCAAGCTAGCCTTAACGCGAGAAGGTGTATCGCACTGTTGAATTTTACCCTCATACATCAAAGCAATCCGCGAACAGCGTTCGGCTTCATCAAGGTAAGGAGTTGCAACAACCGTCGTCATCCCTTCCATTACAGCCAGTTCTGCAATAATGTCCCAAAATTCCCGTCGCGACACGGGATCGACACCTGTTGTCGGTTCATCTAGCAACAAAATTTTGGGTTGGTGAATCAGCGCACAGCACAAAGCCAGTTTTTGTTTCATCCCTCCGGAAAGGCGTCCGGCGAGACGATCTTTAAACTGGGCTAAATCCAGTAATTTGAGATAGCGATCGCTGCGGGTTTTTAATACGGCTTCACTGACTTCACGCAAACCTGCTGCATAACGTATGTTTTCCCAAATGCTCATGTCTTGGTATAAACTAAAGCGTTGGGTGAGATAGCCCATTTGCAAGCGCACATCCCACGGCTTGGAATTGAAGACTTCTACAATACCGCTTGTTTGCTCCATGACTCCAGAGAGAATCTGGAATGTAGTGGTTTTCCCCGCTCCATCGGGTCCTATGAGCCCAAAAATTTCGCTTTGATAAATGTCTAAGTTTATACCTGCTACTGCTTCTATGTGCTTGTTGTAGCAGTGGCGTAAATCCCGAATGGAGATGACAGGGGTGTTTGTTGGTTGAGTGGGATCTTTCATCTCCCTTGTCCCCCTTGTCCCTCCAAAATCCTCCCATCAGCTGGCATTCCCGGTTTTGCCAGTCCTTGGGAATTTTTAAGGGTAAGTTCTACTCCAAAGACTTGTGTAACTCTGTCTTTTTTAAAGTAAATATTTTCTGGTGTGAAGCTGGCTTTGGGATCTATGCGGGTGACTGTTGCTTTCAACGGTTGCTTGGGATATGTATCTAAATAAACCAGGCTGGGCTGACCTATTTTAACTTTTCCTATTTCTCCTTCAGGTATAAAGCCACGCAGGTAAAGATTATCTAGATTGACTATTGTCACGAGTGGCGCGCCGGCTGCAACAACTTCGCCTGCTTCTACCGAACGAGTAATGACGCTACCTGCTAGGGGGCTGTTGATTTTTAAGTAGTTTAAGTTTGCTTGCACTTGTGCTTGTGTGGCTTGAGCATCTTTGACTTCTTGTTGGGCTACGGCAATATCTGTACGGGCTTGGAAAATTTGTTTTTCTATTTGTAATGCAGCAGCCGCTCGTATCGGCGTGTTGCGAAGTGTTGCTTGGGCTTGGGTAAGGGTTCCTTGGGCTGACTGTACTTGTTGTCTGGCTGTGGCGACTCGGGCTCGGGCTACATTGAGAGCAGCATTGTCTTCATCTTTGCTCTGGGCTGAGACAGCGCCTTGACCGTATAAATAACTGGTTCTTTGTTGTTTTACCCGCGATAGTTCTAAATTCGCTTGGGCTTCTACAAGTTGCGATCGCGCTGCGGCTAGTGCGTTTTCTGCCTGTTCGACTCGACCCTGGCTTTCTTGTTTTGCTTGTTGTGTCGTAAGATTGGCTTGCTGGAGTTGGGCTTCCAAGACAGGTAATTGCTGGCGGGCTCTTTCTAGCCGTTCTTGTGCTGCACGAACGCGGGCTGCTGCTCCTTGAATTTGAGCGGTGAGTTCTGAATCATCGATTTGTACTAACAATTGACCGGGCTTAACAAAATCTCCTTCTCTCACCGCTACACTCGCAATTCGACCCCCTATTTTTGCTGATATATCTGTTTCATAACCCTCTATCCGCCCGCTTAAAAATAGACCTTCAGGTTCCGGTTGATAAATAAAAGTCCGATAAACCGTGTATCCCGCACCTGCAATCAGTGCGATCGCTCCTAATATCAAGACTGGTTTGGGAATATGCCGTCGGGGTTTTTGTGGAGAAGGTTGTGGTTGAGAAACTTGTATCTTATCTTCTACAGGGCTGACATTGGTGTCGCGATCGTCATGAATGGGTTCCGTTGGTGTTTGCGTCATAAAAACTTCCTCATATTTAAGACTTCAGCAGTAGAGTGGGTATTGCACAGCTTACTTGATTGACCGATTAATCAATATTGCGCTAAAAAAATTTATCTTGAAAAATGGGTGCTGTAGTTTCCGTTCGCGCCTGCTGTAGAGGGCGGTGTTTCAGGAGTTGCAAGCATGCCTTGCAAAAAGACCTCAACAGCCGTCGTCACCATAGTATCCAAGCTAATTTGCCGAGCATCGGGCTGTAGAAAAACCTCACGCGTAATGATATAGGCAAGAAACGAACCAACAAAACAACGGGCTGCTGCTGCTGAGTCCATTGGTTTGAAAACTCCCGCAGCCATTTGCTTGTCCAAGTAGCGAGTCAAAAAAGAGATGGAACGACTCGGTCCTATTTTGTTAATCATCTCAGCAACAGCAGGATGGCGAAACGCTTCTGAAAATAGCAATTTCATCATCGCTATAGACGTTGGATTATCCAAGACTGTCAGAAAAGCCTTAGCAAAGATGGTCAGCACAACCTTAGGAGGTTTGCTCATCATCTCTTCCTCGTTGTGAATTAGCAATTGCAGCACTGGTAGACGTTGTTCCACCACTTGCCGAAACAAATCAGCTTTATCCTTAAAGTAGTGGTATATCAAACCGGGCGAGCCAATTCCAGCCGCAGCAGCAATATCTTTATTGGTCGCCTTCTCAAAGCCCTTGTGGGAAAAGACTTGCAAAGCACCATCAATAATTTGCTGTCGCCGACCTTCAAAGTCTTGTTCGACACGTGGAGGCATAACTACAATTGATTGATTAGTCAATCAAACACTAACACATCTCAATCACGAAGATAAAAAAGTCAATTTTTCTTAATACCCATGTCTTTATCAATACCTTTGCCAATTTCTCAAAAGCCCTACAGACTGGAAGTCTGTGGCTATACAAACAAAGCCCACCTGCGTGGGCTAAAACCTAAAGCCCACGCAGGTGGGCTGCAAAGAGCAGTGCGTTGCGGAGAGCAGCACGTTGCAAAGAGCAGCGCCGTTCCCAGAGAAGTTGCGGCTTGGGGGAAACCCCCAAGCCGCAAACTTCGGAGGGTTCCCCCCCTTGAGGCGACTGCTCTGGGTTCCCCCGTTGAAGTGACTGCTCTGGGTTCGCCCCAACCCCACTTCGTGGGGACCCCAAAGCCCACGCAGGTGGGCTTTGTTTGTATAGCCGAGGCAGCGCGTTGCGGTGAATCCAGAGAAAGTAGGAGGGTTTCCCGCGCCCTGGGGACTGGTGAACCCGGAGGGGGGAACCCCCGTTGTAGCGCTTGCCGTCCACTCTTCTAGAGTGAGGGCGTTTTGGCAAAGGTATTGTTTGTGAAACGAGTTTAACGTATAAAATTGCAGCAGCATCTGTATTGCTCTGCTACCGGAACTTGAAAAAATGCCAAAAGCTAGGAGAAAGTTAGTATTAGACTATGGTGTAGCTGTATTAATCAGCTTGGTTGCATTAGCTCTCCGTTGGTTGTTACACCCACTTCTTGGGGACAACGCCCCTCTTCTAGGTCTGATTTTGGCAGTCACTGTAAGTTCTTGGTATGGGGGTTTTGGACCGGGTCTGCTAGCAACTGTCTTAAGTGCGCTTTTCGGTACATATTTCTTTATTCTACCGACATTTACCCTAAAAGTAGTTGATTCGATCGGAGTGGTTCGTATATGTATCTTCTTAGCAGAGGGGGCGCTTATTAGTTGGTTAAACGAGGAGTTAAGAGTTGCCAAGCACAAAGCTGAATTGACTGCACTCTCTTTACAGAAAAGTGAGGAACACAATCGGCTACTAATTGAAGGAGTCAAGGATTATGCAATTTTCATGTTAGATCCCAACGGGCTGATTGTAAGTTGGAACTCTGGAGCAGAACGCATTAAAGGATATTGCTCGGGAGAAATTTTGGGGAAACATTTTTCCATTTTCTATCCACCAGAAGAGATCGCACGCCAAAAACCCCAACAGGAATTGCAAATAGCGACAGCGGAAGGTCGGTATGAAGAAGAGGGTTTAAGACAACGAAAAGATGGCTCGTTCTTCTGGGCAAATGTTGTTATGACAGCATTACACGACGATTTGCAAAAGTTGCGGGGTTTTGTCAGCGTGACCCGAGACATAAGCGATCGCAAACAAGCAGAGGAACAGCTTCAAACTTCTCTCAAACAGTTATCTGATATCAAGTTTGCTCTAGATGAAGCCGCTATTTTAGCGGCGACCGATCGCCAAGGAAATATTACATATATAAATGATAAATTTTGCGAAATTTCCAAGTACTCTAGAGACGAACTGATCGGACAGAATCATCGCATTATCAATTCTGGTTACCATCCCAAAGAATTTTTTCAAAACCTTTGGTCAACTATTTCTAGCGGTCGAGTGTGGCATGGAGAAATCAAAAATAAAGCTAAAGATGGAACATTTTATTGGGTAGCAACTACAATTGTTCCATTTTTAAATAACGAAACGATCGAACAATATCTTGCCATTCGTTTTGATATCACCGAACGCAAGCAAGTCGAAGAAGCACTCCGCCGTTCTAGCGAACGATTGACAGGTTTATATGAAATTGACCGAGCTATTCTAGAAGCTAAATCTTCAGGAGATATTGTTCGAGAAGCACTCGTGCGAATGCAGCGTTTGGTACCCTGCAAGCGATCGCTGATTATTGTCTACAATTTTGAAAACAGCGAAGCTTACGCAATACCGGGAAGCGGTGCTGAGAATTTCCTTTCTCAACGAAGAGTTACCATACCGATTGACAACTTCATTTCTAATGAAGTTTTACAACAAGACATGACTCAGGGTGCAGAGTCCGTGACTGCAACAGGTCACGCTTCGCAGCAATTGTTAACTCCCCTTTTGGAAGAGAACGACACCTGCTTCAGAATACCTTTGCTTGTTGAAGGAGCGCTCGTTGGAGAACTCGCCCTGATTTTAAGTCAATCTACAGGATTAAACGCAGAGCATCAAGCAATTGCTTCTCAAGTCGCCAGACAGCTAGCGATCGCCTTGCAACAAGCCAATTTGCGAGAGCAACTGCAACACTATACCTTAGAACTAGAGGAACGCGTGACACAACGCACTTTGCAATTGCAGGAAGCTAATTCAGAACTCGAAGCATTTGCTTATTCTGTTGCTCACGATTTACGCGCTCCTTTGCGAAGCCAGCAAGGATTTTCCGAAGCACTTTCAGAAGACTATGCCGATATTTTAGATGCCAACGGTCGCGATTATATCGATCGCATTATGGCTTCTACCAAACGAATGGACGACCTCATTAGAGATCTATTAGCTTACAGTCGTCTCAGCCGTACCGATCTGCAACTTGCTACACTCAACTTGTCATTTATAATGACAGAAATATTAACTCAACTAGAAGCAGAGATTCAAGAGCGACACGCTCAAGTCATCGTAGAAAAACCACTGCCATCAGTCATAGGTCATCGCACTACCTTAATTCAAGTCATCATTAATTTAATTTCCAATGGCATCAAATTCGTACCTCTTAACAGACAAGCCACAGTACGGGTCTGGGCTGAAGAACGCGAGCGGTGGGTTCGCTTGTGGATAGAAGATAACGGTATTGGCATTGCACCCGAACATCAAGAACGCATTTTTCGAGTTTTTGAAAGGTTACACGGTGTTGAGGTTTATCCAGGGACTGGTATTGGACTGGCGATCGTGCGTAAAGGTATAGAACGCATGGGAGGACGAATTGGCATTGAGTCGGAGATAGATCGGGGCAGCCGATTTTGGGTAGAATTACTCTCTGCTAAGAAATAGGGACTGGGGACTGCTCTCGCTCCGGTGGCTCCGCCTCCGCTTTCATTCAACCTGAGTTCGATGAAGTCACCTCGAAGTTCACCCCTTTTTTAAGGGGGGTTAGGGGGGATCGAAACCCCAAGAATTCACTATATAAGACTTGTGTACACCACTGCATCCTTACCAAAAATCTGGGTTTAAAGCCCCGTCCTTCTAGGACGGCTTTTCTTCAATTTCCGAATTAACTCGCGAATCACATCGCTTTGAGTGCGATTTGTTTCTTTGCAATGCGCTACTAGTATCTCGTACTCTTCGTCTGAACACCGCACTGTTAATTTTTTCATGCCGTCATATTGCCGTCGATGGTGGTATAATAGTAGCATGAAAACATTGAAGTTTAAGTTGTACGAACACAAGCGCAATAAGTACCTCAAGCGGATGATTAACGCTTCTGGGGTAATTTACAATCATTGCATTGCCTTGCACAAACGATACTATCGTATGTGGGGTAAACACTTGAGTTGCACGAAACTTCAATCACACATTGCCAAGTTGCGGAAACGTAGTGAGTTTTGGCAGTCGGTAGGCTCTCAGGCAGTACAGGATATCTGTCAGCGCATTGAGAAGGCATACCAATTGTTTTTTAAGCACAACAAGAAGGGGGTTCGTCCACCGGGATTCAAGAAAGTCAAGAAATACAAATCGTTCACCCTAAAGCAAGCAGGGTACAAGTTTTTAGGTGGCAATAGAGTCAAGATTGGAAATCGAGTTTATCAATTTTGGAAGTCTAGAAGTTGGGAGGGAACGGTCAAAACACTAACCATCAAGCGCACACCTTTGGGTGAATTGTTTATGGTGGTTGTAGTTGACGGTGTAGTTGAACCAGAAATCAAATTCACGACTGGTAGAATAGCGGGATTTGATTTTGGCTTAAAGACGTTTCTCACTTGCTCTGATGGTTCGAGTATTGAATCTCCTCAATTTCTCAAACAGTCTCTCAGCACAATTAAAAAAGCTAGCAAACAGCATTCCAAAAAACTAAAAGGCTCATCCAACCGAGAAAGGGCCAGAAAAAATCTGGTACGCAAGTACGAGGATGTTTTAAACGCTAGACGCGATTGGTTTTGGCAACTAGCTCACAGTCTAACTAATAGGTTTGATGTGTTGTGTTTTGAAACGCTCAAT
It encodes the following:
- a CDS encoding ABC transporter permease, which gives rise to MFINLIDSILGSRFWALFRKEFAQIFRNRQLVIQLLVPPTVFLMLFGFALNPEVENLKVGITDYSNSSASREFVQIFDQTDAFVVSRYYSEQKDMVADLATGKLTVAVTIPREFAGDVAKKRSVEVQALYDAVDANTASIASSYITQLVSDYNSRQREMGDLQKNQVRVETSIFYNPGLESSWFIVSGMFGIVLTVIGSQAAASLVVREKEAGTIEQLVMTPASNTEVILAKVCPLLVLLTLDVLIALGIARLVFDVPLRGNLLVFLIIAVLYFWVGISIGILIATYSKSEQQTQLTAFFINPPLVLLCGALTPISSMPTFIQWLSYLDPLRYFIEVCRGVLLKGVGVETLWPQVLILLVFATVLMSLSIRQFRQQLG
- a CDS encoding ATP-binding cassette domain-containing protein, yielding MKDPTQPTNTPVISIRDLRHCYNKHIEAVAGINLDIYQSEIFGLIGPDGAGKTTTFQILSGVMEQTSGIVEVFNSKPWDVRLQMGYLTQRFSLYQDMSIWENIRYAAGLREVSEAVLKTRSDRYLKLLDLAQFKDRLAGRLSGGMKQKLALCCALIHQPKILLLDEPTTGVDPVSRREFWDIIAELAVMEGMTTVVATPYLDEAERCSRIALMYEGKIQQCDTPSRVKASLGMKRLEVYLPVSELDKAAEILSQNPELQGMISDVQRFGDRLDVLTAEPGETKQRIQSILEREEILGENFVVDTPTLENTFVARLREQKGSVPASNFPRIFHQEMSSGTAIGAQDLNKVFGNFHAVKNINLNIKYGEVFGLLGANGAGKTTVIKMLCGFLPASSGKVSLAGEIGQLRSTTVRQKIGYMSQKFTLYDDLTIGQNLEFYCGVYGVPRRYRQAKKNWVLQISDLVGQEEKLTRDLPGGWKQRVAFGAAVMHEPKVLFLDEPTSGVDPLARREFWRWINQFAREGMAILVTTHYLEEAEQCHRLGFMVAGELVAQGTPRQVKQEQPGRLVEWECEPLQTASDLLKQKLKRSSVSIFGSRLHTVLDEPRLQIPQVQSWLQEAGVKVQNYREIEFSLEDVFIGVVS
- a CDS encoding ABC transporter permease, yielding MKRIFAQTIKELSQLGRDRLTLTLALLLPLMLLLLFGFAVSLEVNKINFAIQDLDRTPSSREYIATFERTNKFNIVASGPEVNVTRLLDGGKVAAGLIVPPKFARDLQRNGGGAEVQILVDGTDANTANIVRGYTKATTNAFMENLRGSREPLVNLQFRLWYNPGLDSLRYIGPGAIAITVTLFPPLLAALATAKEYEQGTILQVYASSLTGTEYLFGKAAAFWLVGMAEVLFVNVEAWLFFGLWFVGDPTPMIFSSMLYIACGVFWGIFVGSNTKVQSAAIQAVAFTAFLLSLQLSGFIYPIANIPASIRWISNIIPARYYIELSRDAYARGVGWLGIWSQVLALGMLSGLFFFLAWRKLQRMRV
- a CDS encoding HlyD family secretion protein, translating into MTQTPTEPIHDDRDTNVSPVEDKIQVSQPQPSPQKPRRHIPKPVLILGAIALIAGAGYTVYRTFIYQPEPEGLFLSGRIEGYETDISAKIGGRIASVAVREGDFVKPGQLLVQIDDSELTAQIQGAAARVRAAQERLERARQQLPVLEAQLQQANLTTQQAKQESQGRVEQAENALAAARSQLVEAQANLELSRVKQQRTSYLYGQGAVSAQSKDEDNAALNVARARVATARQQVQSAQGTLTQAQATLRNTPIRAAAALQIEKQIFQARTDIAVAQQEVKDAQATQAQVQANLNYLKINSPLAGSVITRSVEAGEVVAAGAPLVTIVNLDNLYLRGFIPEGEIGKVKIGQPSLVYLDTYPKQPLKATVTRIDPKASFTPENIYFKKDRVTQVFGVELTLKNSQGLAKPGMPADGRILEGQGGQGR
- a CDS encoding DUF4058 family protein, producing MPSPFPGMDPYLEQPTFWSSFHSRLIIAIADAIEPQLGSQYYVEVETRTYQSDDSEDGLLIGIPDAIIFSDRSDNSTEEQPIAGDRSTATQIRPERVEIPMPLTVNERYLEVREIVTDEVITVIELLSPKNKRSGDGRTAYEKKRRAILGSATHLVELDLLRGGKPMAILGMRSTTAYRILISRSDRRPAADLYSFSLQQQLPSFPIPLKPNEEEPLVPLQDIFNGVCDRARYSTRIDYSQPIPPPALSALD
- a CDS encoding type I restriction endonuclease, which codes for MVQTIPISEQTTLKYLRQNFNLQRNDERQFFPEWYENLPQISDADKIFLDRVRSRYFYQLDEGALLESGVKMMIVGPLLDIAGFYDTPFKTRFELSVTLQVETEEEILQGRIDALVLQNQFWVWVLEAKRTTFSLSLGIPQALAYMLCQPDVDKPTFGILTGGEDFIFIKLVKQQTPIYGLSRKFSIINEGDLYEVLKIMRHMGELIATS
- a CDS encoding type II toxin-antitoxin system HicB family antitoxin — translated: MCYAIVIEKAANNYSAYVPDLPGCVATGITLQEVNQQIKEAIAFHLEGLREEGLPIPEPTTLCEYVEAS